From one Magnolia sinica isolate HGM2019 chromosome 18, MsV1, whole genome shotgun sequence genomic stretch:
- the LOC131233430 gene encoding shaggy-related protein kinase alpha-like isoform X2, whose product MASASVVPATGLRNTSGNAISMDRLPEEMNDMKIRDDKEMETVVVDGNGTEMGHIIVTTIGGRNGRPKQTISYMAERVVGHGSFGIVFQVYIVLVLYSY is encoded by the exons ATGGCATCAGCTAGTGTGGTGCCTGCGACTGGATTGAGAAACACAAGTGGAAATGCTATCAGCATGGATAGGTTGCCTGAAGAAATGAATGATATGAAGATAAGGGATGACAAG GAAATGGAGACTGTTGTGGTCGATGGAAATGGCACAGAGATGGGTCATATAATCGTGACAACTATTGGGGGTAGAAATGGCCGACCAAAGCAG ACAATAAGCTACATGGCCGAGCGTGTTGTAGGGCATGGATCATTTGGAATTGTTTTCCAG GTTTACATTGTTCTTGTACTATATTCATATTGA
- the LOC131233430 gene encoding shaggy-related protein kinase alpha-like isoform X1, which produces MASASVVPATGLRNTSGNAISMDRLPEEMNDMKIRDDKEMETVVVDGNGTEMGHIIVTTIGGRNGRPKQTISYMAERVVGHGSFGIVFQVSFSTFNHGSYNNAIFI; this is translated from the exons ATGGCATCAGCTAGTGTGGTGCCTGCGACTGGATTGAGAAACACAAGTGGAAATGCTATCAGCATGGATAGGTTGCCTGAAGAAATGAATGATATGAAGATAAGGGATGACAAG GAAATGGAGACTGTTGTGGTCGATGGAAATGGCACAGAGATGGGTCATATAATCGTGACAACTATTGGGGGTAGAAATGGCCGACCAAAGCAG ACAATAAGCTACATGGCCGAGCGTGTTGTAGGGCATGGATCATTTGGAATTGTTTTCCAGGTAAGCTTCTCCACTTTTAACCATGGATCATACAACAATGCTATATTCATCTAA
- the LOC131233851 gene encoding uncharacterized protein LOC131233851 isoform X2 yields the protein MVVMLSVFKHKPEAENKDTIESQDQVFIRDLITLHDRLFNVYVRSLLSSKIHTCCQVPIWIWQLWSQILNQQKYYIWKTMREDMMSLLWHNFKDMVPLATIPVVIDKSIVGP from the exons atggttgtaatgcttTCTGTTTTTAAGCACAAACCTGAG GCGGAGAATAAAGACACCATCGAATCACAAGATCAGGTTTTCATAAGAGACCTTATTACACTTCACGACAG actATTCAACGTCTATGTTCGTAGCTTGCTCAGCTCCAAGATACATACATGTTGCCAGGTACCCATATG GATTTGGCAACTATGGTCCCAGATCTTGAACCAGCAGAAATATTATATATGGAAAACAATGAGAGAGGATATGATGTCTCTTCTGTGGCATAACTTCAAG GATATGGTGCCACTGGCTACAATTCCTGTGGTGATAGACAAATCTATTGTCGGCCCTTAA
- the LOC131233851 gene encoding uncharacterized protein LOC131233851 isoform X1, translated as MQVTDFPLARENQQNVLKLHAHFHLYIASRILFRMMVFISFLFFFRLFNVYVRSLLSSKIHTCCQVPIWIWQLWSQILNQQKYYIWKTMREDMMSLLWHNFKDMVPLATIPVVIDKSIVGP; from the exons ATGCAGGTTACTGATTTTCCATTAGCAAGGGAGAATCAACAGAATGTTTTGAAGCTCCATGCCCACTTCCATCTTTATATTGCTAGCAGAATTTTATTCAGGATGATGGTTttcatatcttttcttttctttttcagactATTCAACGTCTATGTTCGTAGCTTGCTCAGCTCCAAGATACATACATGTTGCCAGGTACCCATATG GATTTGGCAACTATGGTCCCAGATCTTGAACCAGCAGAAATATTATATATGGAAAACAATGAGAGAGGATATGATGTCTCTTCTGTGGCATAACTTCAAG GATATGGTGCCACTGGCTACAATTCCTGTGGTGATAGACAAATCTATTGTCGGCCCTTAA
- the LOC131233851 gene encoding uncharacterized protein LOC131233851 isoform X3: MVVMLSVFKHKPEAENKDTIESQDQVFIRDLITLHDRLFNVYVRSLLSSKIHTCCQDLATMVPDLEPAEILYMENNERGYDVSSVA, from the exons atggttgtaatgcttTCTGTTTTTAAGCACAAACCTGAG GCGGAGAATAAAGACACCATCGAATCACAAGATCAGGTTTTCATAAGAGACCTTATTACACTTCACGACAG actATTCAACGTCTATGTTCGTAGCTTGCTCAGCTCCAAGATACATACATGTTGCCAG GATTTGGCAACTATGGTCCCAGATCTTGAACCAGCAGAAATATTATATATGGAAAACAATGAGAGAGGATATGATGTCTCTTCTGTGGCATAA